A stretch of Natator depressus isolate rNatDep1 chromosome 2, rNatDep2.hap1, whole genome shotgun sequence DNA encodes these proteins:
- the MTPAP gene encoding poly(A) RNA polymerase, mitochondrial, which translates to MASRMERLLPLWCRLRFPVPGTGQTRRALGRPRLSPVRLSSTGAAAQRAPGREEADSKVSSRKKTFPEVQAERLEQAQRTVLINCPAKISEKKFLKYLSHHGKINSHYFYESYGTYAVVEFSEKDSIASLQDITRTPGIEEECAVPFKSRLFTLTLKNPSIQAADQAPVHCHKQSTILVNDLVQKLCSADSVSNQLYTLMDEYQLTEENTKLRFLACSLIQEIACAYFPECTVKPFGSSVNTFGKLGCDLDMFLDLDEIERSPTRTKTGPFYMEYQMKRVPSQRIASQRILSVIGECIDNFGPGCVGVQKILNARCPLVRFSHQPTGFQCDLTTNNRVAMRSSELLYIYGSLDSRVRALVFSVRCWARVHGITSTIPGPWITNFSLTMMALFFLQKRTPPIIPTLDQLKDLADAEDKHIVEGHDCTFASNVNKIKPTENTETLDVLLSDFFEYFGNFAFNKNSINIRKGKEQNKPEPSPLYIQNPFEQALNISKNVNQSQLDRFVALARECAWILQQEDKGHSSLSNSQPWGLAALLLPSVASNCVKGKKRRKGPASERIKSLLDSLKINNANSLVNNGGKRTFSNQTR; encoded by the exons ATGGCGTCCCGCATGGAGCGGCTGCTGCCGCTGTGGTGCCGGTTGCGCTTCCCCGTGCCGGGGACAGGCCAGACGCGCCGCGCTCTGGGGAGGCCGCGCCTCAGCCCGGTCCGGCTGAGCTCCACCGGCGCCGCCGCGCAGAGGGCCCCTGGCCGGGAGGAGGCAG ATTCTAAAGTCAGTAGCCGGAAGAAGACATTTCCTGAGGTGCAAGCAGAAAGGCTAGAGCAAGCACAACGGACTGTTTTAATTAACTGCCCGGCCAAGATCAGTGAGAAAAAATTTCTCAAGTATTTGTCCCATCATGGAAAAATTAACAGTCACTACTTTTATGAAAGCTAT GGTACCTACGCTGTGGTAgaattttctgaaaaagacagCATAGCTTCACTACAGGATATTACCCGAACCCCAGGCATTGAAGAGGAATGTGCTGTTCCATTTAAATCTAGACTTTTTACTTTAACACTGAAAAACCCATCAATTCAAGCTGCTGATCAAGCACCAGTTCACTGTCATAAGCAATCCACCATTTTAGTCAATGATCTTGTTCAGAAGCTTTGTAGTGCTGACAGT gtaAGTAATCAGTTGTACACACTAATGGATGAGTATCAGCTAACAGAGGAGAACACTAAGCTCCGGTTTCTAGCCTGTTCTCTGATTCAGGAAATTGCATGTGCATATTTCCCAGAGTGCACAGTGAAGCCATTTGGCTCCTCAGTGAATACCTTTGGCAAATTAGGATGTGATTTAGACATGTTTTTGGACCTGGATGAAATTGAGAGGAGCCCTACAAGAACG AAAACAGGTCCTTTTTATATGGAATATCAGATGAAGAGAGTACCTTCTCAAAGAATAGCATCACAGAGAATCCTCTCTGTGATTGGTGAGTGCATTGACAACTTTGGCCCTGGCTGTGTGGGTGTGCAAAAGATACTCAATGCTCGCTGTCCATTGGTGAGATTTTCCCATCAACCAACGGGGTTCCAGTGTGACCTGACAACTAACAATAG AGTTGCCATGAGAAGTTCAGAACTCCTTTATATATATGGTAGCCTTGACTCACGTGTAAGAGCTCTTGTGTTCAGTGTACGGTGCTGGGCCCGTGTACATGGCATCACAAGTACCATTCCCGGTCCCTGGATTACAAACTTCTCTCTAACAATGATGGCCTTGTTTTTCCTTCAAAAGAGAACGCCACCTATCATTCCAACTCTAGACCAACTTAAAGATCTAGCAG ATGCAGAAGATAAGCATATAGTCGAAGGTCATGACTGTACCTTTGCTAGCAATGTGAACAAAATTAAGCCTACAGAAAATACAGAAACGTTGG ATGTGCTGCTGAGTGACTTCTTTGAATATTTTGGGAATTTTGCTTTCAATAAGAACTCTATAAATATTCGAAAG GGAAAGGAGCAAAATAAGCCTGAGCCTTCTCCTCTCTACATCCAGAACCCCTTTGAACAGGCCCTCAATATCAGCAAGAATGTTAATCAAAGCCAGCTGGATAGATTTGTAGCTTTGGCTAGAGAGTGTGCCTGGATTTTACAGCAGGAAGATAAAGGTCATTCTTCATTGAGTAATAGCCAGCCTTGGGGACTGGCAGCCCTACTGCTACCATCTGTAGCAAGTAACTGTGTCAAGGGCAAGAAAAGAAGGAAGGGACCGGCAAGTGAACGAATCAAAAGCCTGTTGGACTCTTTGAAAATTAATAATGCAAACAGTTTGGTAAACAATGGTGGGAAAAGGACCTTTAGCAATCAAACACGGTAG